The following is a genomic window from Alkaliphilus sp. B6464.
CTTTCTTTTTCCCATTCTTTATTAGTAGAAACTGCGGTTACAAGAAAACTAGGATTTAAAGTTTCTCATGCTCTGATAATTAGAATGGGCTTGGCCATTATTTCCGGTATAATTGTAGGAAGGATGGGTGTATTTCTGTGATTGACATTTTAAAAGAGGGTGTAATGGGTAGCTTTAATTCTATTTATTCTATAGCTAAAATTGTTATACCTTTGATGATCATACTTCAAGTAGCTAAGGACTATAAAGTGTTAGATAAAATATCTAAGTTTTTCGAATTTCTAACGAAATTTTTTGGTATGTCAAAAGAATCTACTTTGCCATTATTAGTAGGAATTATTTTTGGGATATCTTATGGCGCAGGAGTAATTATACAAAGCGCTAAAGATGGGAATCTTTCTACAAAAGATACATTTTTAATTTCAGTTTTTCTAGTTACTTGTCATGCTATTGTAGAAGATACTCTGATCTTTGTTGCAGTAGGTGCTAATGGATATATATTACTGAGCCTAAGGGTATTTGCCGCCGCTGTTATGACATTTGTATTATCAAAACGACTAAAAGTTAATGAAAATACTTTAAAACAAGATCTAAACCAGTGAGGTCTTTAAACAAATATATTGAAAATCTCTCTTTGAATAGTAAAAGAGGGATTTTTTTATATAGAAAAATATATTATGAATATTTTTTTAAATAAACTAAATAATAACAGT
Proteins encoded in this region:
- a CDS encoding nucleoside recognition domain-containing protein, with product MIDILKEGVMGSFNSIYSIAKIVIPLMIILQVAKDYKVLDKISKFFEFLTKFFGMSKESTLPLLVGIIFGISYGAGVIIQSAKDGNLSTKDTFLISVFLVTCHAIVEDTLIFVAVGANGYILLSLRVFAAAVMTFVLSKRLKVNENTLKQDLNQ